The following are encoded together in the Thermodesulfobacteriota bacterium genome:
- a CDS encoding tyrosine-type recombinase/integrase has protein sequence MSLFEYIEIYKEYSKSNKAKSTYERELDIIKPIKRLFGNLPIRKMDKYLIESYKTKRLKDGLKPATTNRELRLISNMLNKAIEWNFLINNPFVGITFLKSNHVPVKFLGVEEIDKLVGFSSMWLRPILIVLRNSGMRTHELLNLKFSDIDFERKTMIVRSLKTNSFRVIPMNQELFDTLVWLRNNCCHPNTNKILPRADHQKVYVFCKLDGNKPDSIKTSFNKACRKAGLKANPHMLRHSFASHLIMNGVDIVTVKELLGHSQISTTMIYAHLSPSYKANTVEKLPWIGKGKFL, from the coding sequence ATTTCACTCTTTGAATATATAGAGATTTACAAAGAATACTCCAAATCAAATAAAGCAAAGTCAACATATGAAAGAGAATTAGATATTATCAAGCCAATTAAGAGATTGTTTGGAAATCTACCAATAAGAAAAATGGATAAGTACTTAATAGAGAGCTATAAAACGAAGCGGTTGAAGGATGGATTAAAACCAGCAACTACCAATAGGGAATTAAGATTAATTTCTAACATGCTTAATAAAGCCATAGAATGGAATTTTCTAATTAATAATCCTTTTGTTGGCATCACATTTCTTAAATCAAATCATGTCCCAGTTAAATTCTTAGGTGTAGAAGAAATTGATAAACTAGTTGGCTTTTCGAGTATGTGGTTGAGACCGATTTTGATAGTTCTCAGGAATAGCGGAATGAGAACACATGAATTGCTTAATCTCAAATTTAGTGACATAGATTTTGAGCGAAAGACGATGATTGTAAGAAGTCTTAAAACAAATAGCTTTCGAGTTATCCCAATGAACCAAGAGCTCTTTGATACTTTAGTTTGGTTAAGAAACAATTGTTGTCACCCGAACACGAATAAGATATTGCCAAGAGCTGATCACCAAAAGGTCTATGTCTTTTGCAAACTAGATGGCAATAAACCCGATAGTATTAAAACAAGCTTCAATAAGGCTTGTAGAAAAGCTGGTCTTAAGGCTAACCCCCATATGCTTAGGCATAGTTTTGCATCTCATCTAATCATGAATGGTGTTGATATAGTAACAGTTAAGGAATTATTAGGGCATAGTCAGATTTCCACAACTATGATTTATGCACACTTGTCGCCAAGTTATAAGGCTAATAC